Proteins found in one Vagococcus carniphilus genomic segment:
- a CDS encoding CD3072 family TudS-related putative desulfidase, producing MKKILYVAHCLLNPSAKLQSEEASLAAEDKLRKEVLIKAIEQDIHIAQLPCPEFTLYGPRRWGHVKDQFNNPFYKKHCVSILTPILDEMEAYYEEKSLFDIIGIIGVDGSPSCGVDCTYRSHCWMGEFSDRESPLEDDLASIRRVDEKGVFMAVLEEELKKRHLEIPLVGLYAPEKEKVLSLFDVE from the coding sequence ATGAAAAAGATACTATATGTTGCTCATTGTTTGTTAAATCCTTCTGCCAAGTTGCAATCAGAAGAAGCATCTCTAGCAGCTGAAGACAAGCTTAGAAAAGAAGTCTTAATCAAAGCAATCGAGCAAGACATCCACATTGCTCAGCTTCCTTGTCCAGAATTTACTCTTTATGGACCAAGAAGATGGGGACATGTGAAAGATCAATTTAATAACCCTTTTTATAAAAAACATTGCGTCTCTATATTAACACCTATCTTAGATGAAATGGAAGCGTATTATGAAGAAAAAAGTCTTTTTGATATTATTGGTATTATAGGAGTTGATGGGAGTCCAAGCTGTGGTGTGGACTGTACCTACCGTTCTCATTGTTGGATGGGAGAATTTTCAGATAGAGAAAGCCCTTTAGAAGACGATTTAGCGTCTATTAGACGAGTGGATGAAAAGGGTGTGTTTATGGCTGTTTTAGAGGAAGAGTTAAAGAAGAGACACCTAGAAATTCCGTTAGTTGGGTTATACGCTCCAGAAAAAGAAAAAGTACTATCATTATTTGATGTGGAGTAA
- the ahpC gene encoding alkyl hydroperoxide reductase subunit C gives MSNMINTELFEFQADAYRQGEFVTVNKEDVVGKWSIFFFYPADFSFVCPTELGDLQDHYEKIKELDCEVYSVSTDSHFVHKAWADATDTIGKIEYTMLADPSGKISRFFEVLDEDAGQAFRGSFIVNPRGEIKAYEIHDMGIGRNAEELVRKLEAAIFVEEHGDKVCPANWKPGEDTIAPSLDLVGKI, from the coding sequence ATGTCTAACATGATTAATACTGAATTATTTGAATTTCAAGCAGATGCTTATCGTCAAGGTGAGTTTGTAACCGTAAATAAAGAAGATGTTGTTGGTAAATGGAGTATTTTCTTTTTCTATCCAGCAGATTTTTCTTTTGTTTGTCCAACTGAACTAGGAGATCTACAAGATCACTATGAAAAAATTAAAGAATTAGACTGTGAAGTTTACTCAGTTTCTACAGATAGCCACTTTGTTCACAAAGCATGGGCAGATGCAACAGATACAATTGGAAAAATCGAATATACGATGTTAGCAGATCCAAGTGGTAAAATTTCTCGCTTCTTTGAAGTATTAGATGAAGATGCAGGTCAAGCGTTTAGAGGATCATTCATTGTTAACCCACGTGGCGAAATTAAGGCATATGAAATCCATGATATGGGAATTGGTCGTAATGCAGAAGAATTAGTTCGTAAATTAGAAGCAGCTATTTTTGTTGAAGAACATGGCGATAAAGTATGTCCGGCAAACTGGAAACCAGGTGAAGATACAATTGCACCAAGTTTAGATTTAGTTGGTAAAATTTAG
- a CDS encoding energy-coupling factor ABC transporter ATP-binding protein, translated as MAYITCDNLTYSYPLSEEPVLNDLSFEAQKGEFIGIVGQNGSGKTTFCHALRGFAPLFYKGEFSGQITLAEKKIHEMKRLSDIADLVGYVFQNPFTQMSGIEETVFQEMAFGLENLGLPKEKIINNVTRTLTDLGLTSIQDKHPLYLSGGQQQKVALGSVLAMNPEILIADEPTSQLDPAATKEIFSLLKENQKNGKTIFLVEHKIDLLYEYATRILIIHEGKIVVDDKPEIAFLDDRLAMFGVEMPNILALGQLLKETYSLDFLPTKQQEIEEVLLFYRDRK; from the coding sequence ATGGCCTATATAACTTGTGATAACCTAACTTATAGTTATCCTTTATCTGAAGAACCCGTCTTAAATGACCTATCTTTTGAAGCACAAAAGGGAGAGTTCATCGGAATTGTTGGTCAAAACGGTTCTGGAAAAACAACTTTTTGTCATGCATTAAGGGGTTTTGCTCCACTTTTTTATAAGGGAGAATTTTCTGGACAGATTACATTGGCTGAAAAAAAGATTCATGAAATGAAACGTCTTTCTGATATCGCTGATTTAGTTGGTTATGTTTTTCAAAATCCTTTCACACAGATGAGCGGTATTGAAGAAACTGTATTTCAAGAGATGGCTTTTGGTTTAGAAAATCTAGGTTTGCCTAAGGAAAAAATAATAAATAATGTGACACGTACTCTGACTGATTTGGGATTAACATCGATTCAAGATAAGCACCCCTTGTATCTTTCAGGAGGACAACAACAAAAAGTTGCGCTAGGTTCTGTTCTTGCAATGAATCCTGAGATTTTAATTGCTGATGAACCAACCTCACAACTTGATCCAGCTGCAACAAAAGAAATTTTCTCTCTACTAAAAGAGAATCAAAAAAATGGAAAAACTATTTTTTTAGTTGAGCACAAAATAGACCTTCTCTATGAATATGCAACTCGAATTTTAATTATTCATGAGGGAAAAATAGTTGTCGATGACAAACCAGAGATTGCCTTTTTAGACGATCGATTGGCTATGTTTGGCGTTGAAATGCCAAACATATTGGCGTTGGGCCAGTTACTTAAAGAGACATATTCTCTTGATTTTCTCCCAACAAAGCAACAAGAAATTGAAGAAGTCTTACTGTTTTATCGAGATAGAAAGTAG
- a CDS encoding energy-coupling factor ABC transporter ATP-binding protein codes for MKEAICFEHVSYRYNEESDWALQDVSVTIERGEQTAIIGENGAGKSTFAKLCCGLLNPEHGTVTIDSKEIYPLKNKEKASLIGYVFQNPDDQIFLSTVEKEISYPHKDYPDKEFFHEVVSLCQLENHLDSHPYNLPWSTRKFITIASIILQKPTYIIFDEPTAGQEKKGKEILKNILSYLNNQQTTVLMISHDMEFIAENFKRALVLKETKVIADDSTKRIFYNEELLQSSGLDQPFVPKLLSSLYSVDSEVLTMDDLAKEL; via the coding sequence ATGAAAGAAGCAATTTGTTTTGAACACGTATCTTATAGATACAATGAAGAAAGTGATTGGGCGTTACAAGATGTTTCCGTTACGATTGAACGCGGTGAACAAACAGCTATTATCGGAGAAAATGGTGCTGGTAAAAGCACATTTGCTAAATTGTGCTGTGGTTTGCTCAATCCTGAACATGGGACTGTTACCATCGATTCAAAAGAGATTTATCCTTTAAAAAATAAGGAAAAAGCATCTCTAATTGGTTATGTCTTTCAAAATCCAGATGATCAAATCTTTTTATCCACTGTGGAAAAAGAGATTAGTTATCCCCATAAAGATTACCCTGATAAAGAATTCTTTCATGAGGTTGTTTCTTTGTGCCAACTAGAGAATCATTTAGATAGTCATCCTTATAACTTGCCTTGGTCAACGCGTAAGTTTATAACAATTGCTAGTATTATTCTTCAAAAACCAACATATATTATTTTCGATGAACCAACAGCAGGACAAGAAAAGAAAGGAAAAGAAATTTTGAAAAATATATTAAGTTATCTAAATAACCAACAGACAACAGTTCTTATGATTTCTCATGACATGGAGTTTATTGCAGAAAACTTTAAGCGTGCCCTTGTCTTAAAAGAAACTAAAGTAATTGCAGATGACTCAACTAAACGTATTTTTTATAACGAAGAGTTGCTTCAATCATCTGGACTCGATCAACCATTTGTACCAAAACTTCTTTCTTCCTTATATTCGGTTGATTCTGAAGTCCTAACAATGGATGATTTGGCTAAGGAACTATGA
- a CDS encoding DUF72 domain-containing protein, whose protein sequence is MIQIGMTTFVEHGSLLNKPKLTIEEYASYFPIVELDTCFYGIKSEKTSQNWVNKTPETFQFIVKAYKGMTRHSSWDDYYTSEKEMFLAYENFLSPLKQAGKLSAILFQFPASFKCTKENVNYLRQIRVYYPNEPISIEFRNGSWYDEKMKESMIKFMKEHQFSLVIVDQPQVALHSVPFDLSVTNPDFVFVRLHGRNKGNWLDDSEDWRKKRNLYCYSKEELKELSDVLKGIKAKNIAVIFNNNSAGDAAPNGMILKQILGVEYEGLNPNQTSLF, encoded by the coding sequence ATGATTCAGATTGGTATGACAACTTTTGTTGAGCATGGTAGTTTATTAAATAAACCTAAGTTAACAATAGAAGAGTATGCTTCTTATTTTCCGATTGTGGAATTAGATACTTGTTTTTACGGCATTAAGTCAGAAAAGACAAGTCAAAATTGGGTAAATAAAACACCAGAAACATTTCAATTTATTGTGAAAGCTTATAAAGGAATGACAAGACATAGTAGTTGGGATGATTATTATACAAGTGAAAAAGAAATGTTTTTAGCTTATGAAAATTTTCTATCACCTTTAAAACAGGCAGGGAAATTAAGTGCTATTCTTTTTCAATTTCCTGCAAGTTTCAAGTGTACCAAAGAAAATGTGAACTACTTAAGACAGATAAGAGTTTATTATCCAAACGAACCAATTTCTATTGAATTTAGAAATGGCAGTTGGTATGACGAAAAGATGAAGGAATCGATGATTAAGTTTATGAAGGAGCATCAGTTTTCATTAGTTATTGTCGATCAGCCTCAAGTTGCTCTTCACTCAGTTCCTTTTGATTTATCGGTAACTAATCCAGATTTTGTTTTTGTCAGACTTCATGGTAGAAATAAAGGGAATTGGCTGGATGATAGTGAGGACTGGCGAAAAAAGAGAAATCTTTACTGTTATTCAAAAGAAGAGTTAAAAGAGTTGAGTGACGTTTTAAAGGGGATAAAAGCAAAAAATATTGCAGTTATTTTTAATAATAACTCTGCAGGGGACGCAGCCCCTAATGGAATGATACTAAAACAAATACTAGGCGTTGAATACGAAGGGCTAAATCCAAATCAAACGTCTTTATTCTAA
- a CDS encoding FAD-dependent oxidoreductase, with translation MTEKIYDLAIIGAGAAALSAGIYAGRSMLDTIIIEKDKIGGQTVTTSTIANYPGVKDATGPALIEEMREQAEIFGCEFTTKEIVETKLVDDVKVLVDKNGQEIKAYAVIVATGTSRNKIGFPGEIEYTGRGIAYCSTCDGELFTGMDVFVLGGGFAAAEESVYLTRYAKKVHMIIREPDFTCAPATANLAKEHPNIEITYNTEVKEISGDGVLQKAVFVNNETGEESVFEASEEDGSFGMFVFAGSSPNTKLVKEQLELDGRGFVPTNDNMETNIEGVYAAGDLRVKELRQIVTATSDGAIAATKAQQYVEKLKEKLGIEVTVIAKPKETKKAQPKEVKKETSNQNTSGGWFPDAMKEQLKGIFGKLTKSVTLLHVLDASNPKSVELASFAKEFSSLSDKMIYRSVDKGEDVALEESIQLTRMPSLAILNENDEFTGIKFSGIPSGHELNSLVLAVYNVGSQGQEIDAAVKERIEQLKVNKIEICVSLTCHLCPDVVAACQRIASINHNVTAEMIDTSLFPELKKEKKIMSVPAMIINGEKVVFGSKNMDEILAELEN, from the coding sequence ATGACAGAAAAAATCTATGATTTAGCCATTATTGGTGCAGGAGCAGCCGCTTTATCAGCAGGTATTTATGCTGGAAGATCTATGTTAGATACAATTATTATCGAGAAGGATAAAATTGGTGGGCAAACAGTAACAACGTCAACTATTGCCAATTATCCAGGTGTAAAAGATGCAACTGGACCAGCTTTAATTGAAGAAATGCGTGAACAAGCTGAAATTTTTGGTTGTGAATTCACTACTAAAGAAATCGTTGAAACTAAACTAGTTGATGATGTAAAAGTTTTAGTAGACAAAAATGGCCAAGAAATTAAAGCATATGCTGTCATTGTTGCAACAGGAACTTCTAGAAATAAGATTGGTTTCCCAGGAGAAATCGAATATACAGGCCGTGGAATTGCGTATTGCTCAACATGTGATGGTGAGTTATTTACAGGTATGGATGTATTCGTTTTAGGTGGAGGATTTGCAGCAGCAGAAGAATCTGTTTATCTAACAAGATATGCTAAAAAAGTACACATGATTATTAGAGAGCCTGACTTTACTTGTGCTCCAGCTACAGCTAACCTAGCTAAAGAGCATCCAAATATTGAAATTACATATAACACAGAAGTTAAAGAAATTTCTGGTGATGGCGTTTTACAAAAAGCTGTTTTTGTTAACAATGAAACAGGAGAAGAATCAGTTTTTGAAGCATCAGAAGAAGATGGCTCATTTGGTATGTTTGTTTTTGCGGGAAGTAGTCCAAATACAAAACTGGTGAAAGAACAGCTTGAGTTAGATGGTCGTGGATTTGTTCCAACAAATGATAACATGGAAACTAATATCGAAGGTGTTTATGCAGCTGGAGATTTACGTGTGAAAGAACTTCGTCAAATCGTAACAGCAACTTCTGATGGTGCAATTGCAGCAACAAAAGCGCAACAATACGTTGAGAAATTAAAAGAAAAATTAGGGATTGAAGTAACAGTTATTGCTAAACCAAAAGAAACTAAGAAAGCTCAACCAAAAGAAGTGAAGAAAGAAACTTCTAATCAAAATACAAGTGGTGGTTGGTTCCCAGACGCGATGAAGGAACAACTAAAAGGAATCTTTGGCAAATTAACAAAATCAGTTACCTTACTTCATGTATTAGATGCGAGCAATCCAAAATCGGTTGAATTGGCAAGCTTTGCTAAAGAATTTTCAAGTCTAAGTGACAAGATGATTTACCGTTCAGTGGATAAAGGTGAAGATGTTGCTTTAGAAGAAAGCATTCAATTAACACGTATGCCATCTTTAGCTATCTTAAATGAAAATGATGAATTCACTGGTATTAAATTTAGTGGCATTCCAAGTGGTCACGAACTAAATTCATTGGTTCTTGCAGTTTATAATGTAGGTAGCCAAGGTCAAGAGATTGATGCAGCAGTTAAAGAAAGAATTGAGCAACTGAAAGTAAATAAAATTGAGATTTGCGTGTCATTAACGTGTCACTTATGTCCAGATGTAGTAGCAGCATGCCAACGAATTGCTTCTATTAACCATAATGTGACAGCTGAAATGATTGATACAAGTCTTTTCCCAGAGTTGAAAAAAGAAAAGAAAATCATGAGTGTTCCAGCAATGATTATTAATGGTGAAAAAGTAGTATTTGGTTCTAAAAATATGGATGAAATACTAGCAGAATTAGAAAATTAA
- a CDS encoding HAD family hydrolase: protein MTTPFEEVKEFHAHFDPVNHDTVRALSKQEAEYRSGFKLEEIIEFLYAANGGNEKEFKESIAYLKETLDSETEKILEKNKSVEPLTDEVDALIDLLYFTYGSFVMMNVDPTPIFSMVHQANMGKLFPDGKPRYHEVTKKVLKPENWEEDYAPEPKIKAEIKRQIENN, encoded by the coding sequence ATGACAACACCTTTTGAAGAAGTTAAAGAATTTCACGCTCACTTTGATCCTGTTAACCACGATACAGTGAGAGCACTAAGTAAACAAGAAGCAGAATATCGTAGTGGTTTTAAGTTAGAAGAAATAATTGAATTCTTATATGCTGCTAATGGTGGTAATGAAAAAGAATTCAAAGAAAGTATTGCCTATTTAAAAGAAACATTAGATTCTGAAACAGAAAAAATACTTGAAAAAAATAAATCCGTTGAGCCTTTAACAGATGAAGTAGATGCGTTGATTGATTTACTTTATTTTACTTACGGTTCATTTGTTATGATGAATGTTGATCCGACACCTATTTTTAGTATGGTTCATCAAGCTAATATGGGGAAACTTTTTCCAGATGGTAAACCACGTTATCATGAAGTAACTAAAAAAGTATTAAAACCAGAAAATTGGGAAGAAGATTATGCACCAGAACCTAAAATAAAAGCTGAAATCAAACGTCAAATAGAAAATAATTAA
- a CDS encoding energy-coupling factor transporter transmembrane component T, with protein sequence MKTTNTLETIHPLTKASVMTFLLFLINLFPTKKVIISLFIILILLFLLVPNKLGLINKILITILLLFLPMFLMQILFKPGEHILFSWFIIRISTESISFAVNLFIRLCLISSCILLFFHVTKVKDFTIALEEIGVPKSVTYVLLATMMLVPQIIQRSKAIMQAQKIRGIEMSGSISTRLKAFLPTITPLILSSLMSTEERALTLETRAFFSPHKKVYLNSFKKHAYDKWVITLSLLGSASLILLKVVSIWPI encoded by the coding sequence ATGAAAACAACCAATACTCTTGAGACTATCCATCCGCTAACTAAAGCATCTGTTATGACATTTTTATTATTTTTAATTAATTTATTTCCAACGAAAAAAGTCATTATAAGTTTATTCATTATTCTTATTTTACTCTTTTTACTTGTGCCAAATAAGTTAGGGCTTATCAATAAAATATTAATTACTATTTTATTATTATTTCTTCCCATGTTTCTTATGCAAATTTTATTTAAACCGGGAGAACATATTTTATTTTCTTGGTTCATTATCCGAATATCAACTGAGTCCATTAGTTTTGCTGTTAATTTATTTATTAGGTTATGCCTAATTTCAAGTTGTATTTTGCTTTTCTTTCACGTTACTAAAGTGAAAGATTTCACTATAGCATTAGAAGAAATTGGTGTCCCTAAGTCTGTTACTTACGTCTTACTCGCTACTATGATGTTAGTACCACAAATTATTCAGCGCTCTAAAGCTATTATGCAAGCTCAAAAAATTCGTGGAATTGAGATGAGTGGTAGTATTTCAACTAGGTTAAAAGCCTTTTTACCAACGATTACACCATTAATTTTAAGTTCATTAATGTCAACGGAAGAAAGAGCCTTAACCCTTGAAACGAGAGCTTTTTTTTCACCCCATAAAAAAGTTTATTTAAATTCTTTTAAAAAGCATGCTTATGATAAATGGGTTATTACTTTATCTCTTTTAGGTAGTGCTTCTTTAATCTTACTAAAGGTGGTATCCATATGGCCTATATAA
- a CDS encoding Cof-type HAD-IIB family hydrolase has translation MIKAAFFDIDGTLLTSDAEVLPSTSRAIEKLHQNDIICCIASGRGPKRIRSLVGNLPMDAYILYNGQIVFSHDAGIYEHYFTQETLERLAMFGDEENRQMIFGGRKSFYGSKSMRMGQRRLIKQLYHYFPEKVSAKELEKILKKWQIFPKADNRFMSLPIFSQPIYQCVLLSPESETKRLEEMFPDCHFTRSNPYSVDVIPKGGSKIVGIQKTLEYYGIKQEEAIAFGDSWNDTEMLKEVGIGVAMGNANEDIKELADYITDTNNNDGIMKALQELKIIR, from the coding sequence ATGATTAAAGCAGCTTTTTTTGATATTGATGGCACACTATTGACAAGTGACGCAGAAGTCTTACCTTCAACGTCAAGAGCAATTGAAAAGTTACATCAAAATGATATTATTTGTTGTATTGCTTCTGGACGAGGACCTAAAAGAATCAGAAGTTTAGTAGGAAATTTGCCAATGGATGCGTATATTTTATACAATGGTCAAATTGTATTTTCCCATGACGCGGGTATTTATGAGCATTATTTTACTCAAGAGACATTAGAGCGTTTAGCTATGTTTGGGGATGAGGAGAACCGTCAAATGATATTTGGTGGTCGAAAATCTTTTTACGGAAGTAAGTCGATGAGAATGGGCCAAAGACGCTTGATAAAGCAGCTGTATCATTATTTTCCAGAAAAAGTATCTGCTAAAGAATTGGAGAAAATTTTGAAAAAATGGCAGATTTTTCCTAAAGCTGATAATCGTTTTATGTCTTTACCGATTTTCTCTCAACCAATTTATCAATGTGTCTTACTTAGTCCAGAAAGTGAAACAAAACGACTAGAAGAAATGTTTCCAGATTGTCACTTTACCAGATCAAACCCTTATTCAGTAGATGTTATTCCAAAAGGTGGCTCTAAAATAGTTGGGATTCAAAAAACGTTAGAATATTATGGTATCAAACAAGAAGAAGCAATCGCTTTTGGAGATAGTTGGAATGATACAGAGATGCTAAAAGAAGTTGGTATTGGCGTTGCTATGGGAAATGCTAACGAAGATATTAAAGAATTAGCGGATTACATAACTGATACTAATAACAATGATGGCATTATGAAAGCTTTACAAGAGTTAAAAATTATTAGATAG
- a CDS encoding ECF transporter S component, giving the protein MFNKIKQDFNSMTILLIPIGVAINFIGGQINSALKLPLHLDTIGTILSSVLAGPWVGISTALAGKLVSMITSPGYFAFILVSLGLATAVGIFSKKGYFTSVPKSLLAMLITGLLVAIIGSFVRITFYGGITGDGSSLIIATLLANGQEMVKSIFGVVFISNLADKSLSIILSLLVVKSMPDRLLIKYPCGPIYINSRKK; this is encoded by the coding sequence ATGTTTAATAAGATTAAACAAGATTTTAACTCAATGACTATTTTATTAATCCCGATTGGCGTTGCTATCAATTTTATTGGAGGTCAAATTAATAGCGCACTAAAATTACCTTTGCATCTTGATACAATTGGCACGATACTAAGTAGTGTTCTTGCAGGTCCATGGGTAGGTATTTCTACCGCTCTTGCAGGTAAACTTGTTAGTATGATCACAAGTCCAGGTTATTTTGCATTTATTCTAGTTAGTTTAGGTTTAGCAACAGCTGTTGGTATCTTTTCTAAAAAAGGATATTTCACATCTGTTCCAAAATCTCTTTTAGCTATGTTAATAACTGGTTTACTTGTTGCTATTATTGGTAGTTTTGTTCGTATTACATTTTACGGTGGTATTACTGGAGATGGTTCTTCTTTAATTATTGCAACTCTTTTAGCAAACGGTCAAGAAATGGTTAAATCCATTTTTGGTGTTGTCTTTATTTCAAACTTAGCAGATAAATCTCTTTCTATTATTTTAAGCTTATTGGTCGTAAAAAGCATGCCTGATCGCTTGTTGATCAAATACCCTTGTGGACCAATCTACATCAACAGCAGAAAAAAATAG
- the thrC gene encoding threonine synthase: protein MMYQSTRDKNERVTASKAILNGLASKGGLYIPEKFPTILITEETFLQQTYQELAYKIMQPLLADFSEEELKKCISEAYNDKFTDKKIAPLNKQGADYYLELFHGPTLAFKDMALSILPYLMTTALKKQEVDQEIVILTATSGDTGKAAMEGFSNVKGTKIIVFYPKDGVSDIQEKQMLTQRGDNTFVVGIDGNFDDAQTSVKQMFEDQELEELLNQHHMQFSSANSINIGRLVPQIVYYFYGYQQLVKRGEIELGEKINVSVPTGNFGNILASYYAKKMGLPINRLICASNRNKVLTDFFNTGSYLKNRDFFVTNSPSMDILVSSNLERLLFEVVDKDNSRLNNLMYDLKQQGNYHLLEIEKNKLEDFYAGFAEEEEIEEVIQQVFMESSYVIDPHTAVAKKVADDYRKMEKEPLKMMIVSTASPYKFPACFIGPNHEGKEVAVLHEKTQLPIPKVIEELDKLPIRHETNIKTRDMKQTVLSLLNL from the coding sequence ATGATGTATCAAAGTACACGAGATAAAAATGAAAGAGTAACAGCTTCAAAAGCCATATTAAACGGTTTAGCAAGTAAGGGAGGCTTATACATTCCAGAAAAATTCCCTACCATTTTAATAACTGAAGAAACATTTTTACAACAAACCTATCAAGAATTAGCTTATAAAATTATGCAGCCACTGTTAGCTGATTTTTCAGAAGAAGAGTTAAAAAAATGTATTTCAGAAGCTTATAATGATAAATTTACTGATAAAAAAATAGCACCTTTAAATAAACAAGGAGCTGATTACTATCTAGAACTATTTCACGGTCCAACGTTAGCTTTTAAAGATATGGCGTTGTCTATTTTACCTTACTTGATGACAACAGCTTTAAAAAAACAAGAAGTAGATCAAGAAATCGTTATTTTAACAGCAACATCTGGTGATACTGGAAAAGCTGCAATGGAAGGATTTTCTAATGTTAAAGGAACTAAAATAATTGTGTTTTACCCAAAAGATGGAGTAAGTGATATTCAAGAAAAGCAAATGTTAACTCAAAGAGGTGACAACACTTTTGTCGTTGGGATTGATGGCAATTTCGATGACGCTCAGACTTCTGTTAAGCAGATGTTTGAAGACCAAGAATTAGAAGAACTATTGAATCAGCATCATATGCAATTTTCTTCAGCTAATTCTATTAATATTGGTCGTTTGGTCCCACAAATTGTTTACTATTTTTATGGATATCAACAACTTGTTAAAAGAGGAGAAATCGAGTTAGGTGAGAAAATAAATGTGTCTGTTCCAACGGGTAACTTTGGAAATATTTTAGCTAGTTACTATGCTAAAAAAATGGGGTTACCAATTAACCGATTAATTTGTGCTTCAAACAGAAATAAAGTGTTAACTGATTTTTTTAATACAGGAAGTTATTTAAAAAACAGAGATTTCTTTGTGACGAACTCTCCTTCAATGGATATATTAGTCTCAAGTAACTTAGAAAGGTTGTTATTTGAAGTTGTGGATAAAGACAATAGCCGCTTGAATAATTTAATGTATGATCTGAAGCAACAAGGTAACTATCATTTATTGGAAATAGAAAAAAATAAATTGGAAGATTTCTACGCAGGATTTGCTGAAGAAGAAGAAATCGAAGAAGTCATTCAACAAGTCTTTATGGAATCAAGTTATGTGATTGATCCTCATACAGCAGTAGCTAAAAAAGTAGCAGATGATTATAGAAAAATGGAAAAAGAGCCTTTAAAAATGATGATTGTTTCAACAGCAAGTCCCTATAAATTCCCGGCTTGTTTTATCGGTCCAAATCACGAAGGAAAAGAAGTAGCAGTGCTACACGAAAAAACGCAATTACCAATTCCTAAAGTGATAGAAGAGCTTGATAAATTACCAATACGCCATGAGACAAATATTAAAACAAGGGACATGAAACAAACCGTCTTAAGCCTTTTAAATCTTTAA